In one window of Microbacterium sp. PM5 DNA:
- the rfbA gene encoding glucose-1-phosphate thymidylyltransferase RfbA, protein MRGIVLAGGSGSRLWPITKGVSKQLVPVYDKPMVYYPLSTLMLAGIRDILVITTPHDAEHFVRLLGDGSQFGISLTYQVQASPDGLAQAFTLGADHIGSDKVALVLGDNLLYGPGVGSQLQRFADVDGGAVFAYWVAEPEAYGVVEFDEAGRAVSLEEKPAVPKSNYAVPGLYFYDNDVVEIARNLQPSPRGEYEITDVNRAYLEEGKLQVEVLPRGTAWLDTGTFDQMLDAGEYVRTMERRTGMKIGVPEEVAWRQGFLSDAELEARAAGLVKSGYGTYLLEQLKRGR, encoded by the coding sequence GTGCGCGGAATAGTTCTCGCTGGTGGCTCGGGCTCTCGTCTTTGGCCTATTACCAAAGGTGTGTCGAAGCAGCTGGTTCCGGTGTATGACAAGCCGATGGTGTATTACCCGTTGTCGACGTTGATGTTGGCGGGCATTCGGGACATTTTGGTGATCACGACGCCGCATGATGCGGAGCATTTTGTGCGGTTGTTGGGTGATGGGTCGCAGTTCGGGATCAGCCTCACGTATCAGGTGCAGGCGTCGCCGGATGGGTTGGCGCAGGCGTTCACGTTGGGTGCGGATCACATCGGCTCCGACAAGGTGGCGCTCGTGCTGGGTGACAACCTTCTCTACGGGCCGGGGGTGGGGTCGCAGTTGCAACGCTTCGCGGATGTGGATGGTGGGGCGGTGTTCGCGTACTGGGTCGCGGAGCCGGAGGCATACGGTGTCGTCGAGTTCGATGAGGCGGGTCGTGCGGTGTCGTTGGAGGAGAAGCCGGCGGTTCCGAAGTCGAACTATGCGGTTCCCGGTCTCTACTTCTACGACAACGATGTGGTGGAGATCGCGCGGAACCTGCAGCCCAGCCCGCGTGGTGAGTATGAGATCACGGATGTGAACCGGGCGTACCTGGAGGAGGGGAAGCTCCAGGTGGAGGTGTTGCCGCGGGGGACTGCCTGGTTGGATACGGGGACGTTTGATCAGATGCTCGATGCGGGTGAGTATGTGCGGACGATGGAGCGGCGCACGGGCATGAAGATCGGTGTGCCGGAGGAGGTTGCGTGGCGGCAGGGGTTCTTGTCGGATGCGGAGCTTGAGGCGCGTGCGGCGGGGTTGGTGAAGTCGGGGTACGGGACGTACCTGTTGGAACAGTTGAAGAGAGGCCGTTGA
- the rfbB gene encoding dTDP-glucose 4,6-dehydratase, whose protein sequence is MARKLLVTGGAGFIGSNFVHHVLSHTDDHVTVLDKLTYAGNLASLEGLPADRFSFVEGDIADAELVDGLFAGVDAVVHYAAESHNDNSLSDPRPFLDTNIIGTYTLLEAARKHGRRLHHISTDEVYGDLELDDPERFTENTPYNPSSPYSSTKAGSDLLVRAWVRSFGVQATISNCSNNYGPYQHVEKFIPRQITNVIRGIRPKLYGAGENVRDWIHADDHSSAVLTILEKGVIGETYLIGADGEKDNKTVVELILTLMGQPADAYDHVTDRAGHDLRYAIDSTKLRTELGWAPQYRDFEAGLAATIDWYQRNESWWALAKDGVEAFYASKGQ, encoded by the coding sequence ATGGCACGCAAACTCCTGGTGACCGGTGGTGCCGGTTTCATCGGTTCGAACTTCGTTCACCACGTCCTCTCTCACACCGACGACCACGTCACTGTGCTGGACAAGCTGACCTACGCGGGCAACCTGGCCTCCCTGGAGGGGTTGCCGGCGGACCGGTTCTCTTTCGTGGAGGGTGATATCGCCGATGCGGAGTTGGTGGATGGCTTGTTCGCGGGGGTGGATGCGGTGGTGCATTATGCGGCGGAGTCGCATAACGACAACAGTCTGAGTGATCCGCGTCCGTTCTTGGATACGAACATCATCGGCACGTACACGTTGCTGGAGGCGGCGCGGAAGCACGGGAGAAGGTTGCATCACATCTCGACCGATGAGGTGTACGGGGATCTGGAGTTGGATGATCCGGAACGGTTCACGGAGAACACCCCCTACAACCCGTCGTCGCCGTATTCGTCGACGAAGGCGGGTTCGGATCTTCTGGTGCGCGCGTGGGTGCGTTCGTTCGGGGTGCAGGCGACGATTTCGAACTGTTCGAACAATTACGGTCCGTATCAGCATGTGGAGAAGTTCATTCCGCGTCAGATCACGAACGTGATTCGTGGGATTCGTCCGAAGCTGTACGGGGCGGGGGAGAACGTGCGGGATTGGATCCACGCCGATGATCACTCCAGTGCGGTGCTTACGATTTTGGAGAAGGGTGTCATCGGGGAGACGTATCTGATTGGTGCGGATGGGGAGAAGGACAACAAGACCGTTGTTGAGTTGATCCTCACTCTGATGGGTCAGCCTGCGGATGCGTACGATCATGTGACCGACCGTGCCGGCCATGACCTCAGGTATGCGATCGATTCGACGAAGCTGCGCACCGAGCTGGGTTGGGCTCCGCAGTACCGGGATTTCGAGGCGGGTCTTGCCGCGACGATCGACTGGTATCAGCGGAACGAATCCTGGTGGGCGCTGGCGAAGGATGGCGTCGAAGCGTTCTACGCCAGCAAGGGGCAGTGA
- a CDS encoding bifunctional dTDP-4-dehydrorhamnose 3,5-epimerase family protein/NAD(P)-dependent oxidoreductase, whose translation MASKRSTPARGSDAVTEYGKQLTVTDTPIPGLVVFDLPVHGDARGWFKENWQREKMTALGLPDFGPVQNNISFNDAVGTTRGIHAEPWDKWVSVATGRIFGAWVDLREGPTFGAVYTTELDPSKAIFVPRGVGNSYQTLEADTAYTYLVNDHWSPTAEYSFLNLADETAGIDWPIPLDQVEISEKDKNHPRLAQVTPIPPKKILIIGANGQLGKALRAQYGDAAHVEYTDRSSLDITAPDLESARRWRDYSVIINAAAHTKVDAAETDEGRRDAWAANVTAITHLARIATTNNITLVHVSSDYVFDGTKNTPYTEDDPLSPLGVYGQTKAAGDQIIATVPKHYIIRTSWVIGDGNNFVRTMATLAQRGINPNVVNDQTGRLTFTTDIAAGIHHLLDTGAPYGTYNLTSNGEPQTWADIAKQVFALTGHDPDRITGVTTDDYFAGATAPIAPRPTNSTLDLTKITEAGFSPSGELQSYLGAEAP comes from the coding sequence ATGGCGTCGAAGCGTTCTACGCCAGCAAGGGGCAGTGACGCGGTGACCGAGTACGGGAAGCAGCTCACGGTCACCGACACCCCGATCCCGGGCCTGGTGGTGTTCGATCTGCCGGTGCATGGGGATGCGCGGGGCTGGTTCAAGGAGAACTGGCAGCGGGAGAAGATGACCGCACTGGGCCTACCCGATTTCGGGCCGGTGCAGAACAACATCTCCTTCAACGACGCCGTCGGCACCACCCGCGGCATCCACGCCGAACCCTGGGACAAGTGGGTCTCCGTCGCGACCGGGCGCATCTTCGGCGCCTGGGTGGACCTGCGCGAAGGCCCCACCTTCGGTGCGGTGTACACGACCGAGCTGGACCCGTCGAAAGCGATCTTCGTTCCCCGCGGCGTCGGCAACTCTTACCAAACCCTCGAAGCGGACACCGCGTACACGTACCTCGTCAACGATCACTGGTCACCGACCGCGGAGTACTCCTTCCTCAACCTCGCCGACGAAACCGCCGGAATCGACTGGCCCATCCCCCTGGACCAGGTGGAGATCAGTGAGAAGGACAAGAACCACCCCCGCCTCGCACAGGTGACACCGATCCCTCCGAAGAAGATCCTCATCATCGGCGCGAACGGGCAGCTCGGCAAAGCCCTCCGCGCCCAGTACGGTGACGCCGCGCACGTGGAGTACACCGACCGGAGCTCCCTGGACATCACCGCCCCCGACCTGGAGAGCGCACGCCGCTGGCGGGACTACAGCGTCATCATCAACGCCGCCGCGCACACCAAGGTCGATGCCGCCGAAACCGACGAAGGACGCCGCGACGCATGGGCCGCGAACGTCACCGCCATCACCCACCTTGCCCGCATCGCGACCACCAACAACATCACCCTCGTGCACGTCTCCAGCGACTACGTCTTCGACGGCACCAAGAACACCCCCTACACCGAGGATGACCCGCTCTCACCCCTCGGCGTCTACGGGCAAACCAAAGCCGCCGGCGACCAGATCATCGCCACCGTCCCGAAGCATTACATCATCCGCACCAGCTGGGTCATCGGCGACGGCAACAACTTCGTGCGCACCATGGCCACCCTCGCCCAACGCGGCATCAACCCCAACGTCGTCAACGACCAAACCGGACGCCTCACCTTCACCACCGACATCGCCGCCGGCATCCACCACCTCCTGGACACCGGCGCCCCCTACGGCACCTACAACCTCACCAGCAACGGCGAACCCCAAACCTGGGCCGACATCGCCAAACAGGTCTTCGCCCTCACCGGACACGACCCCGACCGCATCACCGGCGTCACCACCGACGACTACTTCGCCGGCGCCACCGCACCCATCGCACCCCGCCCCACCAACAGCACCCTCGACCTCACAAAGATCACGGAAGCCGGATTCTCACCATCTGGGGAACTGCAGAGCTACCTGGGTGCTGAGGCACCCTGA
- a CDS encoding G5 domain-containing protein: MANAQPGWYPDPNKADTVRWWDGAAWTAHVAEKTGAAASADTAVSTAATPKGPRRGLSRRTSIIVGAAAVLGIALVGGAVNAATLAARSAAEQNAPVAFVAATGTAAASTPTRTPTPTHTPVVTTRDEAVTEAVPFERTSVDDSTMAQGQSAVTTAGQNGERTRTYRVTLTDGKETKRELVSDTVTVPPVTEVTSVGTYVEPAAPPPVAAPGGCDPNYADACVPIASDVDCAGGKGNGPAYFDGVARVVGRDIYKLDGDGDGWACNG, translated from the coding sequence ATGGCGAACGCGCAACCGGGGTGGTATCCCGACCCGAACAAGGCGGACACGGTCCGGTGGTGGGACGGGGCGGCGTGGACCGCGCACGTCGCCGAGAAGACCGGGGCCGCGGCATCCGCAGACACCGCGGTGTCGACGGCGGCGACGCCGAAGGGTCCACGGCGGGGGCTCTCGCGCCGCACGAGCATCATCGTCGGCGCTGCGGCGGTGCTGGGCATCGCGCTCGTCGGGGGAGCGGTCAACGCGGCCACGCTCGCCGCGCGCTCCGCGGCGGAGCAGAACGCTCCGGTCGCGTTCGTCGCGGCGACCGGCACGGCAGCGGCATCCACCCCCACCCGCACGCCCACGCCGACCCACACGCCGGTCGTCACCACCCGCGACGAGGCCGTCACCGAAGCCGTACCGTTCGAGCGCACGTCGGTGGACGACTCCACGATGGCGCAGGGACAGAGCGCGGTCACGACCGCGGGACAGAACGGTGAGCGCACGCGCACCTACCGCGTCACCCTCACCGACGGAAAGGAGACGAAGCGTGAACTCGTCTCCGACACCGTCACCGTGCCGCCCGTCACCGAGGTGACCTCCGTCGGCACGTATGTCGAGCCGGCCGCTCCTCCGCCCGTCGCCGCGCCCGGAGGCTGCGACCCGAACTATGCCGACGCCTGCGTGCCCATCGCCAGCGACGTCGACTGCGCGGGCGGAAAGGGCAACGGTCCCGCCTACTTCGACGGCGTCGCCCGCGTCGTCGGCCGCGACATCTACAAGCTCGACGGCGACGGAGACGGCTGGGCCTGCAACGGCTGA
- a CDS encoding nuclease-related domain-containing protein — MNTALAASAATAPAETPLTVVLLIVALTAVAAATGAAVAIRSRLRRRLEDAERAHRAELAAHEASAAAVRARLQQQEAMSVNALEAERILRGEQVDALLAQLSHGMKWEQTSREFIRRETAALQVDGVLLTNLFLLTADEGGAPFVTQIDHLLVTAQTIVVVEAKHWRGVVFDDVDPATLHPALAPVSASLKLPSSFAIHLRSGRNTPLSVDLRPSPRAQARAQAAHLSRILKAEHDQVSWIQTAVLYSHPEVRLFSGTRPAGDSRGHVQTPALDSTSFRAFLRGALGRSTDTPNDVRSIARSLEPHAADVVGLGEMSGEWPDFFRTAVSPGATRQPLQAQPSPSPSSL; from the coding sequence ATGAACACCGCACTCGCCGCATCCGCCGCCACCGCACCCGCAGAGACGCCGCTGACCGTCGTCCTGCTCATCGTCGCCCTCACCGCTGTGGCAGCCGCAACCGGCGCGGCCGTCGCCATTCGGTCGCGTCTGCGGCGTCGGCTGGAAGATGCCGAGCGCGCTCACCGGGCGGAGCTCGCCGCTCACGAGGCGTCCGCGGCGGCCGTCCGTGCGCGTCTCCAGCAGCAGGAGGCGATGAGCGTGAACGCGCTCGAGGCGGAGCGCATCCTCCGCGGCGAGCAGGTCGATGCGCTGCTGGCTCAGCTCAGCCACGGGATGAAGTGGGAGCAGACATCGCGGGAGTTCATCCGCCGCGAGACGGCGGCGCTTCAGGTGGATGGGGTGCTGCTAACGAACCTCTTTCTCCTCACCGCCGACGAAGGAGGTGCGCCGTTCGTCACGCAGATCGATCATCTGCTCGTGACGGCGCAGACGATCGTGGTCGTCGAGGCGAAGCACTGGCGGGGTGTGGTCTTCGACGATGTCGATCCGGCGACGCTTCATCCCGCGCTCGCGCCGGTCTCGGCATCGCTGAAGCTTCCCTCCTCGTTCGCGATTCACCTGCGCAGCGGCAGGAACACGCCGCTGAGCGTCGATCTGCGCCCGTCTCCGCGCGCGCAGGCTCGCGCGCAGGCTGCGCACCTGTCGCGGATATTGAAGGCGGAACACGATCAGGTGTCGTGGATTCAGACCGCCGTGCTGTACAGCCACCCCGAGGTGCGACTGTTCAGTGGCACGCGCCCCGCGGGCGACTCACGCGGCCACGTGCAGACGCCCGCGCTCGACAGCACGTCGTTTCGCGCCTTTCTGCGCGGAGCGTTGGGGCGCTCGACCGATACCCCGAACGACGTCCGGTCGATCGCGCGGTCTCTCGAGCCGCATGCGGCCGATGTTGTTGGCCTGGGTGAGATGAGTGGCGAGTGGCCCGACTTCTTCCGCACCGCCGTCTCCCCCGGGGCGACGCGTCAGCCGTTGCAGGCCCAGCCGTCTCCGTCGCCGTCGAGCTTGTAG
- a CDS encoding HNH endonuclease signature motif containing protein, which yields MEETTPMSEDSDQLSVLATLVAETETVLAEVSAAQVAEVRLLARAGQLAERQAATQRGSVRVHDMALRSIAAELGGVMRVTDRTVQQRIGEARELVESYPATLEAWEAGRLTRAHVRVILDAGACVPADRKAPFEAEAIRLCAADTPNRVRSAVEILAERCAERSFTERHAEASRGRRVRVVPGAQGMSDLIATVPTVIAEGVMDRLTQQATVIIDARTPDDDPRTTDQVRADVLSDLLLTGAPALDPTAYGDGPGTLGAIRAQVQVIVPALTLLGADEGPVDLVGRAPIDAATARCLAAETHSLARVLTDPVDGTVIAVDRYRTAVPQRRFLRARDQHCRFPGCRRAAIRCEIDHTIDHARGGPTALWNLAHLCQRHHSMKQFTAWRVRQHPGGVLEWTSPTGRLYREDAPVPPVAFVMSPAPPPVPTDTAPPF from the coding sequence ATGGAAGAGACCACGCCGATGAGCGAAGACAGCGACCAGCTGTCCGTGCTCGCGACTCTGGTCGCCGAGACCGAGACGGTGCTGGCAGAGGTCTCGGCGGCCCAGGTGGCTGAGGTGCGGCTGCTCGCGCGGGCCGGCCAACTCGCCGAGCGTCAGGCCGCCACCCAGCGGGGCTCGGTGCGCGTGCACGACATGGCCCTGCGTTCGATCGCCGCCGAGCTCGGCGGTGTCATGCGGGTGACCGACCGCACGGTGCAGCAGCGCATCGGAGAGGCGCGCGAACTCGTCGAGAGCTACCCTGCCACCCTTGAGGCGTGGGAGGCCGGGCGCCTCACCCGCGCCCACGTGCGCGTGATCCTGGATGCCGGGGCGTGCGTGCCTGCCGATCGCAAGGCCCCGTTCGAGGCGGAGGCGATTCGGCTGTGCGCCGCCGACACCCCCAACCGGGTGCGTTCCGCGGTCGAGATCCTCGCCGAACGCTGCGCCGAGCGCTCGTTCACCGAACGGCACGCGGAGGCGAGCCGCGGCCGACGGGTGCGTGTGGTGCCGGGCGCCCAGGGCATGTCCGACCTCATCGCGACGGTTCCGACCGTCATCGCGGAAGGGGTCATGGACCGCCTCACGCAGCAGGCGACGGTCATCATCGATGCGCGCACTCCCGACGACGACCCGCGCACCACCGATCAGGTGCGTGCCGACGTGCTCAGCGACCTGCTGCTGACGGGCGCGCCGGCGCTCGATCCGACCGCGTACGGCGACGGGCCGGGAACGCTCGGTGCGATCCGCGCCCAGGTGCAGGTCATCGTGCCCGCCCTCACCCTCCTCGGCGCCGACGAGGGACCCGTCGACCTGGTCGGGCGCGCACCCATCGACGCCGCCACCGCGCGGTGCCTCGCTGCCGAGACCCACTCGCTCGCGCGCGTGCTCACGGATCCCGTCGACGGCACCGTCATCGCGGTCGACCGGTACCGCACCGCCGTACCGCAGCGGCGATTCCTGCGCGCCCGCGACCAGCACTGCCGTTTTCCCGGATGCCGCCGCGCGGCCATCCGCTGCGAGATCGACCACACCATCGACCATGCCCGGGGTGGACCCACCGCGCTGTGGAACCTGGCCCACCTGTGCCAGCGGCACCATTCGATGAAGCAGTTCACCGCGTGGAGGGTGCGACAACATCCCGGCGGCGTTCTGGAATGGACATCTCCGACCGGCCGCCTCTACCGCGAAGACGCACCCGTGCCGCCGGTCGCGTTCGTCATGAGTCCTGCGCCACCGCCGGTACCCACCGACACCGCACCGCCGTTCTGA
- a CDS encoding DUF4406 domain-containing protein codes for MSTSLMILIAGPYASGTDGDPALMAKNLKRLETAAWPLFRAGHLPMIGEWVALPVLDSAGATGPTDPLAAEVMYPTAERLLQRCDAVLRLPGASRGADQDVAIAEARGLPVYYALEDVPGVTASTLSEGAAPLS; via the coding sequence ATGAGTACGTCGTTGATGATCTTGATCGCCGGCCCCTACGCGTCCGGCACCGATGGTGACCCCGCGCTGATGGCGAAGAACCTGAAACGGCTCGAGACGGCGGCGTGGCCGCTGTTTCGAGCCGGTCATCTGCCGATGATCGGCGAATGGGTGGCGCTGCCGGTGCTCGACAGCGCGGGGGCGACGGGCCCGACCGACCCGCTGGCCGCGGAGGTGATGTACCCGACGGCGGAGCGCCTGCTCCAGCGCTGCGATGCGGTGCTGCGCCTGCCGGGAGCGTCGCGCGGTGCGGATCAGGACGTCGCGATCGCCGAGGCGCGCGGCCTGCCGGTGTACTACGCACTCGAGGACGTTCCGGGCGTGACGGCGTCGACCCTGTCGGAGGGCGCCGCACCGCTGTCGTGA
- a CDS encoding DeoR/GlpR family DNA-binding transcription regulator encodes MLAAARKDLLLDRLRRDGRIVAKEIAAELGLSEDSIRRDLRDLDAAGLAVRVYGGALPASPAVVDYASRTAVAPDSKRRVAAVAASLIEPGATVILDGGTTSLALVDALPRTQPGTVITHSPTIAAALLDHVVDVFLIGGQLFKHSAVACGAAAVEAASRISADLFFVGVTGIHPTAGLTTGDADEAAMKRALAARAADTYVLGSDEKIGTASRYEVLALDAVTAIIADVAEADPTARALAARGVTLLHAR; translated from the coding sequence ATGCTCGCCGCTGCCCGCAAAGACCTCCTGCTCGACCGCCTCCGCCGCGATGGGCGCATCGTCGCGAAAGAGATCGCCGCCGAACTCGGCCTCTCCGAAGACAGCATTCGTCGCGATCTGCGCGACCTCGATGCCGCCGGCCTCGCCGTGCGCGTCTACGGCGGCGCCCTGCCCGCCTCGCCCGCCGTCGTCGACTACGCCTCCCGCACCGCCGTCGCCCCCGACAGCAAGCGCCGCGTCGCCGCCGTCGCGGCATCCCTCATCGAACCCGGCGCCACCGTCATCCTCGACGGCGGCACGACCAGCCTCGCCCTCGTCGACGCGCTCCCGCGCACCCAGCCCGGCACGGTCATCACCCACAGCCCCACCATCGCCGCCGCCCTCCTCGACCACGTCGTCGACGTCTTCCTCATCGGCGGCCAGCTGTTCAAGCACTCCGCCGTGGCCTGCGGAGCCGCCGCCGTCGAAGCGGCCAGCCGCATCAGCGCCGACCTCTTCTTCGTGGGCGTCACCGGCATCCATCCCACCGCCGGACTCACCACCGGCGATGCCGACGAAGCTGCCATGAAACGCGCGCTCGCCGCCCGCGCCGCCGACACCTATGTGCTCGGCAGCGACGAGAAGATCGGCACCGCCTCTCGGTACGAGGTGCTCGCTCTCGACGCCGTCACCGCGATCATCGCCGACGTCGCCGAAGCCGACCCGACCGCACGCGCACTCGCCGCGCGCGGCGTGACCCTGCTGCACGCACGCTGA
- a CDS encoding HAMP domain-containing sensor histidine kinase has translation MSMARRRTGSTARGRGRLSRRACDDGPLVLSALNEIVGEAVIVTDERGIPLRLNGPARDAFARAGLPETLSAGAEYRDLRLFHADRTTPIAVGPQLLHHVASTGNAIPYTTWVGEGAEQRAMSITARPFRDQRGARRGAVIVARDMTTVFEASRIRDDFLRDAAHRLRGHLTTVAGYAELLESHSPAGEIGGRLSRATEQLVDVVDDLFRTAREDVARSIPATEVSAALSDVCAVFLGVAGARGVTLQVIDEGCGSVRFEQTQLRQVLADLLSYAIGHCRTAGRIVVRAHRDHHRTTVSVADDGRHTTDEERRRQLAHLMGAAGHRTATRDPAFAPRHAVRANQATLSVRPDHPVGTIASLVMIAV, from the coding sequence ATGAGTATGGCGAGGAGGAGAACGGGATCGACGGCGCGCGGACGCGGCCGCCTCTCGCGCCGCGCCTGCGATGACGGGCCGCTCGTGCTGTCGGCCCTGAACGAGATCGTCGGCGAAGCGGTGATCGTGACCGATGAGCGCGGCATCCCCCTACGCCTGAACGGCCCGGCACGCGACGCGTTCGCACGGGCCGGGCTGCCCGAGACCCTGAGCGCCGGCGCGGAGTACCGCGACCTGCGCCTCTTCCACGCCGACCGGACCACGCCGATCGCGGTGGGGCCGCAGCTCCTGCACCACGTGGCGTCGACGGGCAACGCGATTCCGTATACGACGTGGGTGGGCGAAGGGGCCGAGCAGCGCGCGATGTCGATCACCGCCCGCCCGTTCCGAGATCAGCGCGGCGCCCGGCGGGGCGCGGTGATCGTGGCGCGCGATATGACGACGGTGTTCGAGGCGTCGCGGATCCGTGACGACTTCCTGCGCGATGCGGCGCACCGCCTGCGCGGTCACCTGACGACGGTGGCCGGCTATGCCGAGCTGCTCGAATCGCACTCCCCGGCTGGTGAGATCGGCGGGCGGCTGAGTCGGGCGACGGAACAGCTGGTCGACGTGGTGGACGATCTGTTCCGCACGGCTCGTGAGGACGTCGCGCGGTCGATACCCGCCACCGAGGTGTCGGCGGCCCTCTCGGACGTATGCGCCGTGTTCCTGGGCGTTGCAGGGGCCCGAGGGGTGACGCTGCAGGTGATCGATGAGGGCTGCGGCAGCGTGCGGTTCGAGCAGACGCAGCTGCGTCAGGTGCTCGCCGACCTGTTGTCGTATGCGATCGGCCATTGCCGTACGGCGGGCCGGATCGTGGTGCGAGCACATCGCGATCATCACCGCACGACGGTGTCGGTGGCCGACGACGGGCGGCACACGACGGACGAGGAGCGACGGCGACAGCTGGCGCACCTCATGGGCGCTGCCGGTCACCGCACGGCGACGCGAGATCCGGCGTTCGCGCCGCGCCATGCCGTGCGGGCGAATCAGGCAACGCTGTCGGTGCGGCCCGACCACCCGGTCGGCACGATCGCGAGTCTGGTGATGATCGCCGTCTGA
- a CDS encoding response regulator transcription factor has translation MTGQLRILDVMVVEDQPLFREMLAVLLADQNGLRVSAVASSAQSARNTDVRTLDVALIDLRLPDGDGIRLGRELRLRRPGLGILVLSASDSISTLLEVPGSEAAGWGFLSKNSSLSASALVYAIRAVAAGRTVLDPAIRAQREIRRNSPLTRLSRRQREVVALVAEGLTNAAIADRLGISPRSVDAHLNAAYGLLGIPASRERNPRVEAVRSYLQHTTSPWTSAG, from the coding sequence GTGACGGGGCAGCTCCGCATCCTCGACGTCATGGTCGTCGAGGATCAACCGCTCTTCCGCGAGATGCTCGCCGTGCTGTTGGCCGATCAGAACGGCCTGCGCGTCTCCGCCGTCGCCTCCTCGGCGCAGAGCGCCCGCAACACCGACGTCCGCACTCTCGATGTCGCCCTCATCGACCTGCGCCTGCCCGATGGCGACGGCATCCGGCTGGGCCGCGAGCTGCGGCTTCGCCGCCCCGGTCTCGGCATCCTCGTGCTCTCCGCGTCCGACTCGATCAGCACCCTCCTGGAGGTTCCGGGCAGCGAGGCCGCCGGGTGGGGCTTTCTCTCCAAGAACTCCTCGCTGTCGGCATCCGCGCTCGTCTACGCCATCCGCGCCGTCGCCGCCGGGCGCACCGTGCTCGATCCCGCGATCCGCGCTCAACGCGAGATCCGCCGCAACAGCCCGCTCACCCGGCTCAGCCGACGCCAGCGCGAAGTGGTCGCCCTCGTCGCCGAGGGCTTGACCAACGCGGCGATCGCCGACCGGTTGGGCATCTCGCCCCGCTCCGTCGACGCGCACCTCAACGCGGCCTACGGCCTGCTCGGCATTCCGGCCAGTCGTGAGCGCAACCCGCGTGTCGAGGCGGTGCGCAGCTACCTGCAGCACACGACGTCGCCCTGGACCTCGGCGGGATGA